One region of Candidatus Omnitrophota bacterium genomic DNA includes:
- a CDS encoding cation diffusion facilitator family transporter, whose protein sequence is MGKGSQIKRVLILTLFLNFAVALAKFIFGQKIGSTSMVADSFHSFSDSASNIIGLLGVWIAYLPLDKDHPYGHKKYETLTSIGIALLLFLACFNIISLSLKRVISPITPNIDIVSVSVMLLTLAINLGVMIYEHREGKRLASDILISDSMHTRADIFTSLSVLFSFLAVKMGMVMLDPIIALMISIFIGKVAVEIILEASKVLCDTTVVEAKRIEQICLEVPGVIKCHKIRTRGRADDVHMDLHVLINKRTRFADAHDLSSFIEQKIKKEIAGVSDVVIHMEPCDENCE, encoded by the coding sequence ATGGGAAAGGGTAGCCAAATCAAGAGGGTGCTTATTTTAACCCTGTTTCTAAATTTTGCTGTGGCCTTGGCTAAATTTATTTTCGGCCAGAAAATAGGCAGTACAAGTATGGTTGCAGATAGTTTTCATTCCTTTTCAGATAGTGCCTCTAATATCATCGGATTACTGGGGGTTTGGATTGCTTATCTGCCTCTTGATAAAGATCATCCCTATGGCCATAAGAAATACGAGACACTTACTTCAATCGGCATAGCCTTATTGCTTTTTTTGGCTTGTTTTAATATTATTTCTTTAAGTCTAAAAAGGGTAATCAGTCCAATTACGCCCAACATTGATATTGTCAGCGTAAGTGTGATGCTGTTGACGTTGGCAATTAATCTAGGAGTTATGATTTATGAGCATAGAGAAGGAAAGCGTCTTGCTAGTGATATACTGATTTCGGATTCCATGCATACGAGAGCAGATATCTTTACGTCTTTGTCAGTTCTTTTTAGTTTTTTAGCTGTGAAGATGGGCATGGTAATGTTAGATCCCATTATTGCTTTAATGATCAGTATTTTTATCGGAAAGGTTGCAGTTGAGATAATTCTTGAGGCCTCAAAGGTGCTATGCGATACTACTGTTGTTGAGGCAAAAAGGATTGAACAGATTTGTCTTGAGGTGCCGGGCGTAATAAAATGTCACAAGATTAGAACACGCGGCAGGGCTGATGATGTCCATATGGATTTACATGTTCTAATCAATAAGCGCACAAGATTTGCTGATGCCCATGATTTGAGTTCATTTATTGAACAAAAAATCAAGAAGGAGATTGCAGGAGTAAGCGATGTCGTAATCCACATGGAGCCATGTGATGAAAACTGTGAATAA
- a CDS encoding 50S ribosomal protein L27, with translation MRKGGLSHINYKETRGLKVSSGEEVRKGAILTREGGKWKPGIHVGGRGTLYALETGKVYFTKRRATYKTRRTATVINIGKIKEKKIHK, from the coding sequence ATGAGAAAAGGCGGGTTGTCTCATATAAATTATAAAGAGACTAGAGGATTAAAGGTGAGTTCTGGTGAAGAAGTCAGAAAGGGTGCGATTCTTACTCGCGAGGGCGGAAAGTGGAAACCGGGTATTCATGTTGGTGGTAGAGGTACCCTTTATGCATTAGAAACAGGGAAGGTGTATTTTACGAAACGGAGGGCTACCTACAAGACGAGGCGAACAGCAACAGTAATAAATATAGGCAAGATTAAGGAGAAAAAGATTCATAAGTAG
- the pilB gene encoding type IV-A pilus assembly ATPase PilB, producing MKEKKSLIQSLVQTGLITQEQVKQAEKEAKRAGISLRKAILKLEFIDEDSFVSFLSSHLGIPSIDLSSYLIDPAILQFVPREVAQQYELMPVFKIANTLTCAMAEPLNIVAQDKIRMMSGLTIEAVVAKESDIRKAIESYYGAKTSIDQIVEELEQVENDLKAGKEVSVKRLQNLAQEPPLIRLVNLLVMKAIKEEASDIHIEPEEDTIRVRYRIDGMLHEVESPPKHLQQAVISRIKILANLDISERRIPQDGRFQVKLENRRIDIRVSTVPTVFGENIVLRLLDTTQLNFSLTDLGFENEELEKYSQLITRPHGIILVTGPTGSGKTTTLYASLSKINSADKNIITIEDPVEYHLEGVRQIQVNPKVNLTFANGLRSILRQDPDIIMVGEIRDKETAEIAIHSALTGHLVLSTLHTNDAPGAITRLIDMGIEPFLIASSVIGIIAQRLVRRLCPDCKASYNVSDKVLASLNIPKKKELSTKNFYQAKGCKKCFDTGFHGRAAIFELLIMHEAIKDLAINKVSTSAIRLTAARLGMRSLREAGLNKITSGITTIEEIMRVTEE from the coding sequence ATGAAGGAAAAGAAGTCTTTAATACAGAGTTTGGTCCAGACAGGACTGATTACTCAAGAACAGGTTAAACAGGCTGAAAAAGAAGCAAAAAGAGCTGGTATTTCCCTGCGCAAAGCAATTCTTAAGCTGGAATTTATAGATGAAGATTCTTTTGTCTCTTTTTTAAGTTCGCATTTAGGGATTCCCAGTATTGATTTAAGCAGTTATTTGATTGACCCTGCGATATTACAATTTGTGCCCAGAGAGGTTGCGCAGCAATATGAACTTATGCCGGTTTTTAAAATCGCCAACACTCTAACCTGCGCTATGGCCGAGCCACTAAATATTGTTGCCCAGGATAAGATTCGCATGATGTCTGGACTTACTATTGAGGCTGTAGTCGCTAAGGAATCCGATATCCGCAAGGCGATTGAGTCTTACTATGGAGCCAAGACAAGCATTGATCAGATTGTAGAAGAATTAGAGCAAGTAGAAAATGATTTAAAGGCAGGTAAAGAAGTCTCAGTCAAACGTCTCCAGAATCTGGCGCAGGAACCGCCCCTTATTAGACTAGTAAATCTTCTTGTAATGAAGGCAATTAAAGAAGAGGCAAGCGATATCCACATTGAGCCAGAAGAAGATACGATAAGAGTGCGTTATCGCATTGATGGCATGTTGCATGAAGTAGAGTCTCCGCCAAAGCACTTGCAGCAGGCAGTGATTTCTCGCATAAAGATACTTGCCAATCTTGATATTTCAGAGCGCAGAATTCCTCAGGATGGCCGCTTTCAGGTAAAACTTGAAAATAGGCGCATTGATATTAGGGTCTCGACTGTTCCTACTGTTTTCGGGGAGAATATCGTTTTAAGATTACTTGATACTACACAGCTAAATTTTAGTTTGACAGATTTAGGTTTTGAAAATGAGGAACTGGAAAAATATTCCCAATTAATCACAAGGCCCCACGGCATTATTCTGGTTACAGGACCAACAGGTAGTGGAAAGACAACTACGCTCTATGCCTCTTTAAGTAAGATAAACTCTGCGGATAAGAATATTATTACTATTGAGGATCCTGTAGAATACCATCTTGAAGGAGTACGTCAAATTCAGGTCAATCCAAAGGTAAATCTTACGTTTGCAAATGGATTGCGTTCGATTTTACGCCAGGATCCGGATATAATAATGGTAGGAGAGATTCGCGATAAAGAGACAGCCGAGATTGCCATACATTCTGCCTTAACAGGGCATCTGGTGTTATCGACCTTGCATACAAACGACGCGCCAGGAGCAATAACGCGCCTTATTGATATGGGCATAGAACCTTTTCTGATCGCCTCATCAGTTATTGGTATAATTGCGCAGAGGTTGGTAAGGCGGCTTTGTCCGGACTGCAAAGCCAGCTATAATGTTTCTGATAAGGTCCTGGCAAGTCTTAATATTCCAAAGAAAAAAGAGTTATCTACAAAGAATTTTTATCAGGCAAAGGGCTGCAAGAAGTGTTTTGATACTGGTTTTCACGGCAGGGCAGCGATTTTTGAACTGCTTATTATGCACGAGGCGATTAAAGACCTCGCTATAAATAAGGTATCTACCAGTGCTATCCGTCTAACTGCTGCAAGATTAGGCATGCGTAGTTTAAGAGAAGCAGGTTTAAACAAAATCACCTCTGGTATTACCACTATTGAAGAAATAATGAGGGTTACGGAAGAATAA
- a CDS encoding glycosyltransferase, translating into MFDDRSRKFKNEYVRLKPVDISRYEEFSGKHFVDELRWLAEPLSGKVWANVNSTFVGGGVAEMLQGVIPLARGLGIDCRWFVLEGSPDFFAVTKKFHNLIQGVDQPITLEEIFHAYLDTLSENTRKVKIVGHMVTVHDPQPAALIMYGNIYGHIIWRCHIDTSNASRRIWRFLLPYINQYEGAIFSTKDFAKGNLQIPIYEITPSIDPLRAKNKLFSRKEALNNLSDLFNKHNIDPQRPIIAAVSRYDIHKNQKGIIQSFKLLKKNISAKLKPLLIIVGNSATDDPEGIDMYNQVSQEAQDDKDIHLLLNVENNDIVIGSLMSIANCFVHISTKEGFGLVVTEALWHATPVIGSRVGGIQKQVVHGANGFLVNPDDRKSVACGMKTLIEDGQMRKKMGKEAHEYVKRNFLLPQMLKKHLILMRYYLEIDNKIPPFRINDLTYQEIRQALYGRTVWPFSSDDLKSKVKTIWESKRNNS; encoded by the coding sequence ATGTTTGATGATCGTTCGAGGAAATTTAAGAACGAATATGTTCGTTTAAAGCCTGTAGATATCTCACGTTATGAAGAATTTTCAGGCAAGCACTTTGTTGATGAGCTGAGATGGTTAGCAGAGCCTCTTTCTGGCAAGGTATGGGCTAATGTGAACTCAACATTTGTAGGAGGAGGAGTTGCTGAGATGCTGCAGGGAGTTATACCTTTGGCAAGAGGTCTAGGCATAGATTGTCGCTGGTTTGTTTTGGAAGGCAGTCCTGACTTTTTCGCAGTGACCAAAAAATTCCATAATTTAATTCAGGGAGTTGATCAGCCGATAACCTTAGAGGAAATCTTCCACGCATATTTAGATACCCTAAGTGAAAATACGAGAAAGGTAAAAATAGTTGGTCACATGGTTACTGTCCACGACCCGCAGCCAGCAGCGCTCATCATGTACGGCAATATTTATGGACATATTATCTGGCGCTGCCACATTGATACCTCTAATGCAAGCAGACGTATCTGGAGATTTCTCTTGCCTTATATTAATCAATACGAAGGAGCGATATTTAGCACAAAAGATTTTGCTAAAGGCAATCTTCAGATTCCTATTTATGAAATTACGCCCTCAATAGATCCACTGCGGGCTAAGAATAAATTATTTTCCAGGAAAGAAGCGCTGAATAATTTAAGTGACTTATTTAATAAGCATAATATCGATCCGCAGCGGCCGATAATTGCCGCCGTCTCTCGCTATGACATTCATAAAAATCAAAAGGGCATAATTCAGTCATTTAAACTGCTAAAGAAAAATATATCAGCGAAGTTAAAACCACTTCTTATAATTGTAGGTAATAGTGCTACAGATGACCCCGAGGGAATAGATATGTATAACCAGGTATCTCAGGAGGCCCAAGATGATAAGGATATTCATCTACTTCTAAACGTGGAAAATAATGATATTGTCATTGGTTCGCTTATGTCAATTGCAAATTGTTTTGTACATATTTCCACCAAGGAAGGCTTTGGGCTTGTTGTCACCGAGGCGCTTTGGCACGCTACGCCGGTTATCGGAAGCAGGGTCGGCGGCATACAGAAGCAGGTTGTACACGGAGCGAATGGTTTTCTTGTTAATCCTGATGACAGAAAATCTGTTGCGTGCGGGATGAAGACCTTAATAGAAGATGGTCAGATGCGCAAGAAAATGGGAAAAGAGGCTCATGAGTATGTAAAAAGAAATTTTCTTCTTCCTCAAATGCTGAAAAAACATTTAATATTAATGCGTTATTATTTGGAAATCGACAATAAGATCCCGCCTTTTAGGATCAATGATTTGACCTATCAGGAGATTAGGCAGGCGCTCTATGGCCGCACTGTATGGCCTTTCTCTAGTGATGATTTAAAAAGTAAGGTGAAAACAATCTGGGAGTCGAAGAGGAATAATAGTTAA
- a CDS encoding translation elongation factor-like protein — protein MPEKEIGKISHYFSKIGVAIIELTDSLKVGDAIHIKGHSEDFQQTVDSMQVEHKDATEANAGDSVGIKVTSKVHENDVVFKVTE, from the coding sequence ATGCCAGAGAAAGAGATTGGAAAGATCAGCCATTATTTTAGTAAGATAGGTGTAGCAATAATTGAACTTACGGATTCTCTGAAAGTAGGTGATGCAATCCATATTAAGGGGCATTCAGAAGATTTCCAGCAGACAGTCGATTCTATGCAGGTAGAACATAAAGATGCAACTGAGGCAAATGCAGGGGATTCTGTTGGTATCAAGGTTACTAGCAAGGTTCACGAGAATGATGTTGTTTTTAAGGTAACTGAATAA
- a CDS encoding Na/Pi cotransporter family protein translates to MKDIIFGIVGGLGLFIFGMRFLSEGLQKVAGTKLRRLLRSLTGNPFKGIATGTLVTGLIQSSSATTIILVGLINAGIISLAQSASVVVGANIGTTITAQIIAFKISQYALPAIGLGLFMMLFSRRMKTQFWGQVILALGILFLGLSIMSGVAKPLKDISAVHNFFAQCSQKPLLGILAGTIFTSLVQSSSASVGMLIALSGAGLIDFQAAIYILLGNNIGTTVTAWLASIGGTLSAKRMACFHTIFNIIGVVYFGFLTYWGIFPKVVDWITPGVINTDTIARNIANAHTLFNVVNALVFIPIIGITSKFIKHIISGEDAYISGEMKYLQDKLLATPHLAIDAAKKEIAYMAGMAKKVFALAVTSFFEENKKTIQHIKTTEDAIDNIQHDITFYLAKLSTDALTLNISEQLPPLLHTINDIERISDHAVNVGELIERIVSEKVKFSNNAIAEMRTIYGKIEEMFENVIPAILTSDENCAKRVLVLEGEVNRIHVKFFDEHTKRLCEKKCEPLSAMIYVDFINNLEKVADHLTNIAQAALGQFSYDKVKKADFAVLEKNSAFKT, encoded by the coding sequence ATGAAAGATATTATTTTCGGAATAGTTGGTGGACTAGGCCTTTTTATCTTTGGAATGAGATTCCTTTCCGAAGGACTGCAGAAGGTTGCTGGAACTAAGCTGAGAAGGTTACTGCGTTCTTTGACTGGCAATCCTTTTAAGGGCATTGCCACAGGAACTTTAGTTACAGGATTAATCCAGTCAAGTAGTGCGACTACTATCATTCTCGTTGGTTTGATTAATGCCGGAATTATTTCCTTAGCTCAATCTGCAAGTGTAGTTGTGGGAGCAAATATCGGTACCACTATTACTGCCCAGATTATTGCCTTTAAGATATCTCAATATGCATTACCTGCTATAGGACTGGGTTTATTTATGATGCTTTTTTCTCGCAGGATGAAAACGCAGTTTTGGGGTCAGGTAATACTTGCATTGGGTATCTTATTTTTAGGCCTGTCAATTATGTCCGGAGTAGCAAAGCCGCTTAAGGATATTTCCGCGGTGCATAATTTCTTTGCCCAATGTTCTCAAAAACCTCTTCTAGGAATTTTAGCCGGCACAATTTTTACGAGTTTGGTTCAATCAAGCTCTGCTTCTGTAGGTATGTTAATTGCCTTAAGCGGTGCAGGTCTGATTGATTTTCAGGCAGCCATCTATATACTATTAGGCAATAACATTGGCACAACGGTTACTGCCTGGCTTGCCAGTATTGGCGGGACACTTTCTGCTAAACGCATGGCCTGTTTTCATACTATATTTAATATTATCGGTGTGGTCTATTTTGGTTTTCTTACTTATTGGGGAATATTCCCTAAAGTCGTTGATTGGATTACGCCGGGAGTTATTAACACAGACACTATCGCAAGAAACATTGCCAATGCCCATACATTGTTCAATGTTGTGAATGCCTTGGTATTTATCCCTATTATCGGCATTACCTCTAAGTTTATCAAACATATTATTTCCGGAGAGGACGCCTATATTAGCGGAGAGATGAAATATCTTCAGGATAAATTGCTTGCAACTCCTCATCTTGCCATTGATGCTGCCAAAAAAGAAATTGCCTATATGGCGGGTATGGCAAAGAAGGTATTTGCCTTGGCAGTGACGAGTTTCTTTGAGGAAAATAAAAAAACAATCCAACATATAAAGACTACCGAAGATGCGATTGATAATATTCAACATGATATTACCTTCTATTTAGCCAAACTTTCAACCGATGCCCTTACGTTAAATATATCAGAACAACTACCGCCGCTTTTACATACGATTAATGATATCGAAAGAATCTCAGACCATGCTGTAAATGTAGGCGAGTTGATAGAAAGGATTGTTTCTGAAAAAGTAAAATTTTCCAACAATGCGATTGCTGAGATGCGTACTATCTACGGTAAGATTGAAGAGATGTTCGAAAATGTTATTCCTGCTATTTTGACTTCTGATGAGAATTGCGCCAAGCGCGTTTTAGTTTTAGAGGGTGAGGTAAATCGTATTCATGTTAAGTTTTTCGACGAACATACAAAAAGGTTGTGCGAGAAGAAATGCGAGCCTTTAAGCGCAATGATTTATGTTGATTTTATCAATAATCTGGAGAAGGTTGCAGATCACCTTACGAATATTGCTCAAGCTGCCTTGGGGCAGTTTTCTTATGATAAGGTTAAAAAGGCAGACTTCGCAGTCCTGGAAAAGAATTCTGCTTTTAAGACTTGA
- the dusB gene encoding tRNA dihydrouridine synthase DusB has product MLRIRNLKIEPALILAPMSGISDVPFRKIMRKFGVHLAFMEMLNVRALPCARQKIDSLFKLESSDWPVGIQLLGTEEKFILRALEILHKYKLSIIDFNAACPVRKVVRRGEGAALLREPKKLYRLLKLIRKNTDLALSVKLRTGWSKSCVNAVDIASYVQDAGLDCIFIHGRTREQKYSGNVDYETIKRVKKSVSIPVVASGDIFSAALAKKMLDETAADGLLLARGTLGHPWLFKEIKTYLESGVVPKLPSLAQKFKVIFQHLDFLIDFYGEKTALIKFRKFIGWYLKGEKNIRAIRKQSSQIKTKKELSNLLNKFRLIKKELK; this is encoded by the coding sequence ATGTTAAGAATCAGAAATTTAAAAATAGAGCCTGCGTTAATTTTGGCACCAATGTCAGGCATAAGCGATGTCCCGTTTAGAAAGATCATGAGGAAATTCGGCGTGCATCTGGCCTTCATGGAGATGCTTAATGTCAGGGCCCTACCATGCGCGAGGCAAAAAATTGATAGCTTGTTTAAACTTGAAAGTAGTGACTGGCCAGTCGGTATTCAATTATTAGGCACTGAAGAAAAATTTATTTTAAGGGCCTTAGAGATCCTCCATAAATATAAATTAAGTATTATTGACTTTAATGCAGCCTGCCCTGTCAGAAAAGTAGTACGGCGTGGCGAAGGCGCAGCGCTTCTAAGGGAACCTAAAAAGCTATACAGGTTATTGAAGCTAATTAGAAAAAATACAGATTTGGCGCTTTCAGTGAAGCTAAGAACCGGCTGGAGTAAATCTTGCGTTAATGCGGTTGATATTGCAAGCTATGTCCAAGATGCAGGTCTAGACTGCATCTTTATCCACGGAAGGACAAGAGAACAGAAATATAGCGGTAATGTAGATTATGAAACAATAAAAAGAGTAAAGAAATCTGTCTCTATTCCCGTAGTTGCAAGTGGTGATATATTCTCAGCAGCTCTTGCAAAAAAGATGTTAGATGAAACCGCTGCTGACGGGCTCCTCTTAGCACGTGGAACGCTGGGACACCCTTGGTTGTTTAAAGAAATAAAGACGTATCTAGAAAGCGGCGTTGTGCCTAAGCTGCCCTCACTCGCCCAAAAATTCAAGGTTATCTTCCAACACCTTGATTTTTTAATTGATTTCTATGGAGAAAAAACAGCCTTAATTAAATTTCGCAAATTTATAGGCTGGTATCTTAAGGGTGAAAAGAATATCCGTGCAATCCGAAAACAAAGTAGTCAGATAAAAACCAAAAAAGAATTATCTAATCTGTTAAATAAATTCAGATTAATAAAAAAGGAGCTCAAATGA
- a CDS encoding MATE family efflux transporter, whose amino-acid sequence MIKKLFARDNNYTQGSILKNIIALSLPLMVGALLHGMQSLVDMFWVGRLGPDSIAAVAISSTVMMFVFTLVSGISIGTISLVAKNVGAKNRRGADIIAIQSLALGLILALIAAIIGMFFSNNLLFILGASSEVILQGENYLKILMLGSFTLILLFLGNSVLQGAGDVLPTMVFMGLANIFNIILDPVFIFGWFGLPRMGTSGAAVATIIGQGISAFLALRLLNSRKSRVSVDFKNYRFDFGVIRQVVKIGLPAGLQMLFRSVSGMVLIGIVASFGTVAVAAFGIVMRINFNILMPAFALGVAAATMMGQNMGAGKILRARKSAWVATGFDFIIMAIVGILLFYFSKEVISVFTKNIEVVLLGSEFIKTCAPFYVFIALGLVLNRALGGAGDTLVPMLIALFSLWLYLIPAAFYLSKYTSLGLYGVWLALATSYALNGILILIWFEIGRWKKIKSVLISDPK is encoded by the coding sequence ATGATTAAAAAACTATTTGCAAGAGACAACAATTATACCCAGGGGAGTATCCTTAAGAATATTATAGCCTTGTCTTTGCCGCTTATGGTGGGTGCCTTGTTGCATGGTATGCAAAGTCTTGTCGATATGTTTTGGGTAGGTCGTCTGGGGCCGGATTCAATCGCTGCTGTTGCAATAAGCAGCACAGTAATGATGTTTGTTTTTACTTTAGTAAGCGGTATTTCAATTGGAACGATTTCTCTAGTAGCAAAAAATGTCGGAGCCAAGAATAGAAGAGGCGCTGATATTATTGCGATTCAGTCATTGGCCTTAGGATTGATACTTGCGTTAATCGCAGCAATCATAGGTATGTTTTTCTCAAATAATTTGTTATTCATTCTGGGAGCTAGCAGTGAGGTAATTTTACAGGGTGAGAATTATCTAAAGATATTGATGCTAGGGAGCTTTACGTTGATACTGCTTTTTTTGGGGAATTCGGTTTTGCAGGGAGCAGGTGATGTGTTGCCGACCATGGTGTTTATGGGACTTGCCAACATATTTAATATTATTCTTGACCCTGTGTTTATCTTTGGTTGGTTTGGCCTACCCCGAATGGGAACAAGTGGTGCAGCGGTAGCAACTATTATTGGTCAAGGTATCTCAGCATTTTTAGCATTAAGACTTCTTAACAGCCGAAAGAGTCGAGTAAGCGTTGATTTTAAAAACTATAGATTTGACTTTGGAGTTATTAGGCAGGTAGTCAAGATTGGTCTGCCTGCAGGATTGCAAATGCTCTTTAGGTCTGTGTCGGGCATGGTTTTAATTGGTATTGTTGCTAGTTTTGGAACTGTTGCTGTTGCTGCCTTTGGTATTGTCATGCGAATTAATTTTAATATATTGATGCCTGCGTTTGCATTGGGTGTGGCTGCAGCAACTATGATGGGGCAGAATATGGGTGCAGGAAAGATCCTTCGCGCTAGAAAAAGCGCTTGGGTTGCAACCGGTTTCGATTTTATAATTATGGCGATTGTCGGCATCCTTTTATTTTATTTCTCAAAAGAGGTTATTTCGGTATTTACGAAGAATATTGAAGTTGTGCTATTGGGTTCTGAGTTTATCAAGACCTGCGCTCCCTTTTATGTTTTTATTGCTTTGGGTCTGGTATTAAATAGGGCCTTAGGAGGTGCAGGAGATACACTGGTCCCAATGTTGATTGCGCTTTTTAGCTTATGGTTGTATTTGATACCTGCAGCATTCTACCTTTCTAAGTACACTTCCTTAGGGTTATACGGAGTATGGTTGGCACTTGCTACTTCCTATGCTCTAAATGGCATCCTTATTTTGATCTGGTTTGAGATAGGCCGCTGGAAGAAGATAAAGTCAGTGTTGATCAGTGACCCAAAATAG
- a CDS encoding histone deacetylase encodes MKIIFSKKCFEFEQAGHPESPQRLKRCYELLKSKDFKFIEPSSCSEEDILRVHSAKLLQEVKSGEFYDPDTPAFSNIFEYAALSAGAAILASELSIKFGVSISLMRPPGHHATRDCLGGFCYFNNIAIAVEKMRGEGRRIAIIDFDCHHGNGTEDIFKGAEDIIYLSLHQSPLYPGTGLESDKNCYNFPLAAGTEEAEYLSVFNNALKITSDFNPDLIAVSAGFDTYARDPLGGIKLDKTSYRIIGELIAKLGKPKFCVLEGGYSKDLSICLFEFLSGISRSQ; translated from the coding sequence ATGAAAATTATTTTCTCAAAAAAATGCTTTGAATTTGAGCAGGCAGGACATCCTGAATCTCCCCAGAGGCTAAAGCGCTGTTACGAGCTTCTTAAGAGCAAGGATTTCAAGTTTATTGAACCTAGTTCTTGTTCTGAGGAAGATATCCTTAGGGTGCACAGCGCTAAATTATTGCAGGAGGTAAAAAGCGGGGAATTCTACGACCCTGATACGCCAGCATTTTCTAATATCTTCGAATATGCAGCACTTTCAGCCGGGGCTGCTATTTTAGCTTCAGAGCTCAGTATCAAATTTGGCGTCTCAATTTCTCTTATGCGGCCGCCAGGACATCACGCAACACGTGATTGCCTGGGTGGATTTTGTTATTTTAATAATATTGCAATCGCTGTAGAGAAGATGCGCGGTGAGGGCAGGAGAATAGCCATAATTGATTTTGATTGTCACCACGGTAATGGAACAGAGGATATATTTAAGGGAGCAGAAGACATTATTTATCTTTCGCTGCACCAAAGCCCGCTCTATCCTGGCACAGGGTTGGAGAGCGATAAGAATTGTTATAATTTTCCTCTGGCAGCGGGAACCGAAGAGGCCGAGTATCTTAGCGTATTCAATAATGCTCTTAAGATTACAAGCGACTTTAATCCAGATTTAATAGCTGTCTCTGCTGGCTTTGATACCTACGCAAGAGATCCCTTAGGAGGGATTAAGCTAGATAAGACTAGCTATAGAATAATAGGTGAATTGATTGCTAAGTTAGGTAAGCCAAAATTTTGTGTCTTAGAAGGCGGCTATAGTAAGGATCTTTCAATCTGCTTATTCGAATTCCTATCCGGCATATCTAGGAGCCAATAA
- a CDS encoding DJ-1/PfpI family protein, which produces MNKNALIILADGFEEIEAISVIDILRRAFIHITVCGLDNITLTGSRNIKVQADMKLDDFNEDVDALVLPGGSKGADNLSKSNKVKELILRLNQENKIIASICASPAILLAPLGILDKKSATCYPGMQDKFSTSTKYEEKDVVIDGNLITSRGPATAISFALKIVEKLTNEDSAEDIRKKLLAPRYAG; this is translated from the coding sequence ATGAACAAGAATGCGCTGATTATATTAGCGGATGGTTTTGAGGAGATTGAGGCGATTTCAGTGATTGATATACTGCGCCGGGCCTTTATCCACATAACTGTCTGCGGCCTAGATAATATCACCCTGACAGGCTCGAGGAATATAAAAGTCCAAGCAGATATGAAACTCGATGACTTTAATGAAGATGTGGATGCCTTAGTCTTGCCTGGAGGCTCAAAAGGCGCTGATAACCTTTCTAAGTCCAATAAAGTTAAAGAATTAATCCTAAGGCTGAATCAAGAAAATAAGATAATCGCTTCGATATGCGCTAGTCCAGCGATTCTACTTGCACCACTGGGGATTTTAGATAAAAAATCAGCAACATGTTATCCGGGAATGCAAGATAAATTCTCTACTAGTACAAAATATGAAGAAAAAGATGTGGTTATAGATGGTAATTTAATAACGAGTCGCGGTCCGGCAACGGCAATTTCCTTTGCATTAAAAATTGTCGAGAAATTAACTAACGAAGATAGCGCTGAAGATATAAGAAAAAAATTATTGGCTCCTAGATATGCCGGATAG
- a CDS encoding peptidoglycan-binding protein → MSKKFWSGLITVFIIFIILQIIFNIRKQTLIGAQSDVPEIIVDMSTINASILAEELQEEEEKDAPEQIQQEVESNLPGNVEEIQKALKSAGFDVDKIDGKLGPKTKAAIRAFQKTHDLLVDGKVGRNTWKLLRKYLTY, encoded by the coding sequence ATGTCTAAAAAATTCTGGTCAGGCTTAATTACAGTATTTATTATATTTATAATTTTGCAGATTATATTTAATATAAGAAAGCAAACACTTATAGGTGCGCAGTCTGATGTGCCTGAGATTATTGTGGATATGTCAACGATTAATGCCTCTATTCTAGCCGAGGAGTTGCAGGAGGAAGAAGAGAAAGATGCCCCTGAACAAATACAGCAGGAAGTTGAGTCAAATCTCCCTGGCAATGTGGAAGAGATACAGAAGGCCCTAAAGTCCGCTGGTTTTGATGTTGATAAAATTGATGGCAAGTTAGGCCCAAAGACAAAAGCGGCTATCAGGGCCTTTCAGAAGACGCATGATCTTTTGGTTGATGGCAAGGTTGGCCGTAATACATGGAAGCTCCTACGTAAATACTTAACTTATTGA